TCACAGGTGTCACCACTACCTCATTCAATTCCCTCAGCACTCCTATGATCCAAATAACTTCTGAAACTGCCCCAGCCATGCTTCTATATTCAGCTTCTGCTGAACTTCTGCTGACTGTTTGCTGTTTCTTGGATTTTCAAGAGATTAATGAATCTTCTAGCTTGATCACATATCCTGTGACTGATCTTCTTGTGTTGGGACAGGATGCCCAATCTGAGTCACAGTAAGCTGTAAGTTATGTGGTTGAATTGCTTGACAATAGAATTCCCAGTCCTGGTGACCCTTTGATGTATCTGACCAGCCTCAAGGCAGCTTCCCAATGTGAAAACTTGGTTGTTGCATGAATTGGCTCAACACATGTACTGCAAAGCTAATGCCAGGCCTTGTAATGGTCAGATATAATAATCTCCCAATAAGCCTTTGATATGCAGTAGTGTTGACTGGTTTAGAACTACTTAGTCCAGCATCTGAAATTAGTTCAAGTGCATACTTCCTCTGATTTAGTAGGATCCCTTGGCTGGACTGGAGCACCTCAATTCCAAGAAAATACTTGAGGTCTCCAAGATCCTTCATTTTAAATTTTTGGTTCAATGATGCCTTTGCCTCCATTAGTAGTCTGCTGCTATTCCCAGTTATGAGTGAATCATCCATATACACTAGGATGATTGCAATCTCTGCCCCTTCCTTCTTGGTAAATAAGGAATGGTCATAAGCACTCTGAGAATAGCCAACATAAAGTAGTGCCTCTGTGAGTTTAAGGTTCCATTGCCTTGATGCTTGTTTCAAACCATAGAGGGACTTGGTCAGCTTGCATACATACTCCCCCTGCCTCTGGAAACCCTGAGGCAATTCCATATAAACCTCTTCTTCCAAATCACCTTGGAGAAAGGCATTATTGACATCCATCTGATACAAGGGCCAAGAATGAGAAGCAACCACAGCAATAACAGTCCTCACAGTGACCATCTTGGCCACTGGGGAAAAGGTATCATGGTAGTCAAGTCCTTCATGTTGATTGTATCCTTTGGCAACCAATCTTGCCTTATATCTCTCAACATCACCATTGGCCTTGTATTTAATCATATATACCTATTTGGAGCCTATTGTCTTCTTATCAGGTGGTAGAGGCACTACTCCCAAGTGTGATTCTGTTCTAAGACAGCTACTTCAGCCTTCATGGCATCAATCCAATGTTGATGTTAAGAAGCTTCCTTGAAACTTGTTGGTTCTATGGTTGAGGAAACAACACTCAAGTAAGCTTGGCAAGCATGGGACAGACCTGCATATGATAGACTATGTGCCATAGGGTATGAACACTTGTAGGTTGTGGGAGTTATATAGTCACTATGCCAGACTGGAGGTTTGATGACTCTGGATGTCTTTCTAGGATTTGACAAAGGCTTTTGAAAGATTGGTTGAGGTGGTTCAGTGGCAGCAGGTGGTGGTGGTTCTGGGATAGGAGGGATGTGATTGTCCTCAATCTCTGCTGGTATAGGAGTAGGCAGGTCAATCTCTTGATCTAAGGCATCTGAGGGAGAAGGAGTAGGAGATGAGTCTGCAACATTAGGTAAGTCAGCAACAGTAGAATGCTCAGGAGTAGAAGGATCAAGGTAGACATGTGCTGGTGAGGGATTGAGGACAGGAGTCACAGGTAGGATAGGAAGAAACATATCATCAGTGTCCATAAGATCAGTGTTGAAAGGAAACTCAGATTCTCAAAATGTAACATCTCTGTTGATAAAAAAGGACTTGGTGTGAAGGTCAGATAACCTATAACCCTTTTTTGTTTATGAATATCCCATTAAAATAGCTTGTTTGGCTCTTGGGGCAAATTTGTCTGATCTAGGCAACTTTGAGGCAAATACCAAGCACCCAAAAACTCTTAAATGATCTATCTTTGCTACCTTGTTATAGAGTATTTCATATAGTGATTTACCTTTCAATACAACAGTTGGTAGTTTGTTTATGAGATAAACAGCAATCCTGACACACTCTCCCCAAAATCTAATAGGTATGGATGCTTGAAACCTCAAGGCCCTAGCTACCTCTAGAATATGTCTATGTTTCCTTTCTACCACCCCATTCTGTTGGGGTGTGTATGCACAACTTCTCTGATGAATGATACCAAGAGAAGTAAACAATTCCTCGCATGGAGAGTTAAGGAATTCTGTTCCATTATCAGTTCTCATGGTTTGAACCTTGGCATCAAATTGTGTGTGAATCATAACAAGGAAATTTTTCAGCACAACCAATACTTCTGTTTTATATTGAATCAAACAGACCCAAGTGTACCTGCTATAGTCATCCACAATTGTaacaaaatattatttcttatCATAAGTCTGTGTCCTATATGGACCCCAAACATCTAAATGAAGCAATTGGAAAGCATGATCTGATGTAGTTATGCTACTGGCGAACTGCAGTCTAGTCTGCTTAGCTAAAGGATATATTTGACAGTAATATGGAGTACCAAAATTTATATGATTCTTTAGAGAGTGAACATGATGTATTGCCCTCTCTGATGGATGACCAAGTCTTAGATGCCACAGATCAACAAAACCTACACCCTGCATGGCTGCACCAACAGTTGCTTGAACTGTATCCTTCAATAGGTATAGGCTATTGGCTGCTCTACCAATCCCCATCACCTTGCCATTGTAAAGACCCTACAGTacaaagaaatcagagaaaaaaaTTAATGCTGCACAATAGTTCCCTGGTTAGCTTGTATACTGATAGCAAGTTAAATTTGAAATCAGGTACATGAAGTACATTTGTCACTCTATGAGTTCCCATTAGCAAACAATTTCCTGTATTTGCTATATGTGTCCTTTTTCCAATTGGCAATTGTACTGTGTTGTTAATTTGATTCTTTAAACTTTTCAGGTCATGCAATAACTCCTTGCAAGAGGTTATATGATGTGTAGCTCCTGAGTCTACTATCCACTCATAATCTTCAGCTTTAGATAATAATGACATGCTACCTGCTAGGTTTGTTATGTACTCATTTCCTCCCTTTGAGTTGTGCAGCAGTTGCTTCACCTGAGCATGTTCCTCATCTGTAAGGTAGTTTCCTTGTCCATGACCACCTGCAGCTGCATTATTAGCATATCACCTGAAGCTGCTTCCTCCCCCTGAGTGATGGTTCTGATTATTGAAGTATGGTTTGAAACTGCTTCCTCCTCCTTGATTGTACATGTTTGATCATGTCTGGCTTGTGTTCCTTTTACTCTTGAAGTCAATTGGATATCCAATGAGCCTGTAGCAGTCTTTTGTCAGATGTCCCTTGCAACTACACTCCTCACAAGGTGGACTTGTTTGGTTAGGTTGTGCTCTTTTTCTTCCTTTAAATTTTTGTCCTTCTTTGTATTGTTGTCCTCTACTTGCCAATAAGGTCAATCCCTCACTGTTCAAATTAATTACTCCAATTTCCTTTGACTTTCCTCTTGGACTACTATATAGTATGCTTGATTCACAATTGGTGCACATGTTTTAAGTTAGATGTCACTTCTCACATGAGCAAAAGTCTCATTCAACCCCATTAAGAACATCAATAATCTCTGTTGTTGTAGGTGCTCAACACAGGCTTTAGATTCCTTACAGTCACATAGTGGTGAGGGCACTAAGACATCTAACGCATCCCATAGATCACACATCTTTGAGAAATAATCTGTCACTGAATCTGTTCCTTGTCTAAGAGTGGCCACTTCGGTCCACAATTGATATATCCTAGTAAGGTTAGACTTATCAAACCTCTCCTTGAAATTTTCCCAAACATGTTTGGCATTTGATGCATAGACAATGGTTGTTACCAATCGTGGATCAATAGTGCTGCTTATCCATGACAATACTACAACATTGCATCTCTCCCATTGGTCTGCTAATTCACCTTTGTAAGCACTTTTTACACATGTTCCATCTACAAAACCAAGTTTATTTTTCATCAACAAGGCTAGCTTCATTGACCTACTCCAGAGTGCATAATTCTCTGGTCCTGTGAGTTTAAATCCTATCAATGCCACACCTGGTGTATCTGAGGCTTGCATATATAGAGGATGATTGTGTTCGAGTTCTGCAACTAATTTTGGTGCTGTTTTTGTAATCACTTCTGGTGTATCTTCAACTGTTTGCGGTGCCATTACACAATTGAATTTACAGTTTACCTTGATCTACCTATTTTGAAAACTTTGGATTCTTCAATTTCACCTGTTAATGGTGATTTTCAGCTTCTTCGACTAGCATGATAATGGCAGAATCTTCAATGCTAATCGTCCCAATCtcgctgctctgataccatgaaaagTAGTGGATTAGATACACTAATACTTGTGATCGATGCAGCTTTACATTTGTTACATCATGATGAACTCATGTTGATCAATGGAGAGGAACAATGACTGAGTAGGAGAAATGGTGGAGGAGTTATTATTTCATCATACAAAACATGTGATCAAGTAGATCTTTATATACAATCATACTAGTTTCACTCAAGTGTGTACAGCTGTGTACAGCTCATACCCGAACCTCTACTTCCTCTTTAGCTAACTAACTAACTTTCCTCCATCTAACTAACTTTTAATTGAGCCTAACTACCACTTCTACTCTTATGTTCCTGCCTTTCAATAGATTGGCTTCTCTGGAAATAAATTGCACGGGTGGCCACAAATATTTACCGGTATATACCATCATGATTTCTTCTCTACATCACAATTCAAAGCTAACAGAAGGTCTAAACAACCTTCACCAAGCAATTAATTCAGCAAAAGTGATAGCAGTACTAGTACTAGCAGAAGACAAGTCATTGATAGTCAGATTTACGTATTCATTTAAA
This genomic window from Lycium barbarum isolate Lr01 unplaced genomic scaffold, ASM1917538v2 unchr_scaffold_07, whole genome shotgun sequence contains:
- the LOC132625598 gene encoding leucine-rich repeat extensin-like protein 1, with amino-acid sequence MDTDDMFLPILPVTPVLNPSPAHVYLDPSTPEHSTVADLPNVADSSPTPSPSDALDQEIDLPTPIPAEIEDNHIPPIPEPPPPAATEPPQPIFQKPLSNPRKTSRVIKPPVWHSDYITPTTYKCSYPMAHSLSYAGLSHACQAYLSVVSSTIEPTSFKEAS